The following are from one region of the Ptychodera flava strain L36383 chromosome 15, AS_Pfla_20210202, whole genome shotgun sequence genome:
- the LOC139151395 gene encoding heparan-sulfate 6-O-sulfotransferase 3-B-like, with product MAKFMTESRFLKCRHPFLSAIGFCIVLGILILYKQRTVISIFDHDFEQPPDLNWLRGHIRTASKVSRSDASVSQSGDLTHRECMELLDQYQQHRRGGRSWSFCADDFEILRKCMRSPELGTAPLPNFFPRNATTTIVDPLYSEASVAFVHLPKSGGTSVEEFLFPIVGQQGFFFSTQIGISHCSEFTKAAHILSKSQNQLFLYSKRTYGLHEFTPKDKPFMYVTWLREPVDRIVSAYYYIKKTRPTFHTMYMKYVAKSRNLTGCLQRIGNDHFPEFDNCFVRLLQFGTFPDVDAAFEDCCGSAGELSAVPAVGEKHYLIARENLRNNMAFVGLLEEFKLSQDMLGYVLGKLALRTDVQVNTNPHKTQLTDFERREIERMNYWDIKLYQDAKEIFEQQKERYQEILKEFGI from the coding sequence ATGGCCAAGTTTATGACCGAGTCCAGATTTTTGAAATGCAGACATCCATTTCTTTCGGCCATAGGGTTTTGTATAGTACTGGGGATTTTGATTCTGTACAAGCAGCGGACAGTCATCAGTATTTTCGACCATGATTTTGAGCAACCTCCCGATCTGAACTGGCTTCGGGGACATATAAGGACAGCCTCCAAAGTATCTCGAAGTGATGCAAGTGTTAGCCAGTCTGGCGATTTGACCCACCGTGAGTGTATGGAATTGCTGGACCAGTACCAACAGCACCGGAGGGGCGGGCGGAGTTGGTCATTTTGCGCGGACGACTTCGAAATTCTCCGCAAGTGCATGAGGTCGCCTGAGCTCGGCACCGCACCACTGCCAAACTTCTTTCCGAGGAATGCCACGACGACTATTGTCGATCCGCTCTATTCGGAGGCCTCGGTAGCCTTCGTGCATCTGCCGAAAAGCGGAGGTACGTCAGTGGAGGAGTTCCTGTTTCCTATCGTCGGCCAACAGGGATTTTTCTTCAGTACCCAGATTGGTATCTCACACTGCAGCGAATTTACTAAAGCTGCGCACATCCTTTCAAAGTCACAGAACCAACTGTTTCTGTACTCCAAACGAACTTACGGGCTCCATGAATTTACGCCAAAGGACAAGCCCTTCATGTATGTGACCTGGTTGAGAGAACCAGTCGATCGAATCGTTTCAGCGTATTACTACATCAAGAAAACACGTCCCACGTTCCACACCATGTACATGAAGTACGTAGCAAAGAGCAGGAACTTGACAGGGTGTTTACAAAGAATCGGGAACGATCACTTCCCGGAGTTCGACAACTGTTTCGTCAGACTTCTGCAGTTCGGTACATTCCCGGATGTGGATGCAGCCTTCGAGGACTGTTGTGGGAGTGCTGGCGAACTGTCGGCAGTGCCAGCAGTTGGCGAGAAGCACTACCTCATCGCCAGGGAGAATCTCCGCAATAACATGGCCTTCGTCGGCCTCCTGGAAGAGTTCAAGCTCTCCCAAGACATGCTTGGATACGTCCTCGGCAAACTGGCTCTCAGGACTGACGTACAGGTTAACACCAACCCCCACAAAACACAATTGACTGACTTCGAGCGCAGGGAGATTGAGCGCATGAATTACTGGGACATAAAATTATACCAAGATGCAAAGGAAATCTTTGAACAACAAAAGGAAAgatatcaggaaatactgaaggAATTTGGAATTTAA